CATCCCGATCAGTCGGTGTTCGGCATCGGCTCAACTCTCCCTGCCGAAGTCAAAGAGCAAACTCCGATAGTAGCACCCGATGTTGTGGATTATTTCACATCACTACTGAAAACATATAAGGAGGCAGAGGCGAAACTTGAAGAGGCTAAAACAGCATTGAGAGCCGCCATGACGGAGCATAAAGTGAAGTCTTTTGATTTTGGTTCATTCAGTGCCACAATCGGGGCCGACAGCGTTTCAACCTCCTTTGACACCAAAACATTCAAAAAGGATCATCCCGAACTATACAAGAAATATGCCTCATCAAAAGCCAAAAAGGCAGTTTCACAATAAAACTCAAAGACAATGATTAAATTTTCAGCAACAAACGCCCTGGTTCACTCGGTTACTCCGGTGATTGAGATTGAGTCCAGATCCGGCGGTCAGCCGTTCTGCAAACGGGAACTCATCATTGATGACTCTTGGGAAAAGGATGGCAAACTTTATACTAACTTCGTTTCAATCGAGTTCACCGGCGACAAGATGGCTCAACTTGACAGAATCTATCCCGGTATGCGTGTGAACGTGGATGGACTTCTGAGCGGTCGAGAGTATAACAATCGTATCTACAACACCGTCAGTGGGCAGTCGGTTTCTCCTTATCAGGCTCAACAGCCCAGTGCGCCCGCCCCGGCACCCATGCCCGGCAGTTATCCTCAACAACCGCAATATCAGCAGGCTCCCGGCTATCAAGCCGCTCCTATGCCCAGTGGTTATCCTCAACAACCGCAATATCAGCAGGCTCCCGGCTATCAAGCCGCTCCTATGCCCAGTGGTTATCCTCAACAGCCTGCCGCTCCTGCCTATCCTCAGCAACCCCAACAGTATGCCCCATCACCTGCACCGGCAACCGCGCCCGTTACGGCTCCTGCACAGCGGCCATACAGTTCACCATCCTCGCCGGGTGTGAATGACTTGCCGTTTCCGCACTGATGGAAGCCAATCTCATTAAGCGCAACGGAGTAGTGACTATTGATAAGGATTTCGACCTCATGTGTTCACTACTCCGTAACGGAGAATACACAGTAAAGATAGTACGAAAGACTCAACCTCGTACCATATCGCAAAACTCATTGATGTGGATGTGGTACAAGTGTATGGAAGAGGCAACGGGGACTCCCAAAGAGGACTTTCATGATTATTATAAAGCCAAGTATCTTAGCCGTGATGTAGTCGTTGGCAGAAGGTGGTACCGGGTTCCCGGCAGTACCACCGACCTCAACACCTTGCAGATGACAAACTATCTTGAAAAAGTCAAGGCGGACGCAGCAACAGAATTTGGGATAATGCTCCCACTTCCCGAAGATAGGAACTATCAAGCGTTCATATCTGAATATAGGATAAGATAACACGTCGGACGGTCAGAAATGGCCGCCCGGCTTTTTTATTAACAATTTCAAAACAATGGAAACCCAAGAAATCAAAATCAAAAAAGCCAAATTGAGCAAAGGCGGCTGTGTCGAGGCATCGTATATTGATGCCGACGGCAACGAGATTACTTTAAAGGGTAAAAACAAGTGCCATAATGACCTCAAAGTGGCACTTGCCGCTCTGGTCCCATTCTTTGCCGACCTTACCGAACAGAAGGAGGCAGACACCATCGACTGGAGCGACCTTGAAAGTGCCGAG
The DNA window shown above is from Duncaniella freteri and carries:
- a CDS encoding DUF3127 domain-containing protein, with the translated sequence MIKFSATNALVHSVTPVIEIESRSGGQPFCKRELIIDDSWEKDGKLYTNFVSIEFTGDKMAQLDRIYPGMRVNVDGLLSGREYNNRIYNTVSGQSVSPYQAQQPSAPAPAPMPGSYPQQPQYQQAPGYQAAPMPSGYPQQPQYQQAPGYQAAPMPSGYPQQPAAPAYPQQPQQYAPSPAPATAPVTAPAQRPYSSPSSPGVNDLPFPH